A region of Mustela lutreola isolate mMusLut2 chromosome 17, mMusLut2.pri, whole genome shotgun sequence DNA encodes the following proteins:
- the LYRM1 gene encoding LYR motif-containing protein 1 isoform X2 yields MTTATRQEVLGLYRRIFRLARKWQAASGQMEDTIKEKQYILNEARTLFQKNKNVSVQPPFSQQVLECPCCAKHWTRHGGYKMSETKTGSLKDVSELDGKQCKIAIGLTDTDQIKQCIDECTARIEIGLHYQIPYPRPIHLPPMGLTPLRGRGLRSQEKLRKLSKPVYLKSHDEIS; encoded by the exons ATGACAACAGCAACACGACAAGAAGTTCTTGGCCTCTACCGCAGAATTTTCAGGCTTGCGAGGAAATGGCAGGCGGCATCAGGGCAGATGGAAGACACCATTAAAGAAAAACAGTACATATTAAATGAAGCCAGAACActgttccagaaaaacaaaaat GTCTCAGTCCAGCCG CCTTTCAGTCAGCAAGTGTTGGAGTGCCCATGCTGTGCCAAACACTGGACTAGACATGGAGGATATAAAATGAGCGAAACCAAGACAGGATCCCTCAAGGATGTTTCAGAGTTAGATGGCAAGCAGTGTAAAATTGCAATTGGG ctCACAGACACAGACCAGATTAAACAGTGCATAGACGAATGCACAGCCAGGATTGAAATTGGACTGCATTACCAGATTCCTTATCCAAGGCCA ATTCATCTGCCTCCAATGGGCCTTACCCCACTACGAGGCCGGGGACTTCGAAGCCAGGAAAAACTGAGGAAACTTTCCAAACCAGTATATCTCAAGTCTCATGATGAGATTTCTTAA
- the LYRM1 gene encoding LYR motif-containing protein 1 isoform X4, with amino-acid sequence MEDTIKEKQYILNEARTLFQKNKNVSVQPPFSQQVLECPCCAKHWTRHGGYKMSETKTGSLKDVSELDGKQCKIAIGLTDTDQIKQCIDECTARIEIGLHYQIPYPRPIHLPPMGLTPLRGRGLRSQEKLRKLSKPVYLKSHDEIS; translated from the exons ATGGAAGACACCATTAAAGAAAAACAGTACATATTAAATGAAGCCAGAACActgttccagaaaaacaaaaat GTCTCAGTCCAGCCG CCTTTCAGTCAGCAAGTGTTGGAGTGCCCATGCTGTGCCAAACACTGGACTAGACATGGAGGATATAAAATGAGCGAAACCAAGACAGGATCCCTCAAGGATGTTTCAGAGTTAGATGGCAAGCAGTGTAAAATTGCAATTGGG ctCACAGACACAGACCAGATTAAACAGTGCATAGACGAATGCACAGCCAGGATTGAAATTGGACTGCATTACCAGATTCCTTATCCAAGGCCA ATTCATCTGCCTCCAATGGGCCTTACCCCACTACGAGGCCGGGGACTTCGAAGCCAGGAAAAACTGAGGAAACTTTCCAAACCAGTATATCTCAAGTCTCATGATGAGATTTCTTAA
- the LYRM1 gene encoding LYR motif-containing protein 1 isoform X5: MPVGSIRDSSESFGSLNIGGRMTTATRQEVLGLYRRIFRLARKWQAASGQMEDTIKEKQYILNEARTLFQKNKNLTDTDQIKQCIDECTARIEIGLHYQIPYPRPIHLPPMGLTPLRGRGLRSQEKLRKLSKPVYLKSHDEIS; encoded by the exons ATGCCGGTTGGGTCCATCCGAGACTCTTCTGAGTCCTTTGGATCCCTGAATATAGGTGGGAG GATGACAACAGCAACACGACAAGAAGTTCTTGGCCTCTACCGCAGAATTTTCAGGCTTGCGAGGAAATGGCAGGCGGCATCAGGGCAGATGGAAGACACCATTAAAGAAAAACAGTACATATTAAATGAAGCCAGAACActgttccagaaaaacaaaaat ctCACAGACACAGACCAGATTAAACAGTGCATAGACGAATGCACAGCCAGGATTGAAATTGGACTGCATTACCAGATTCCTTATCCAAGGCCA ATTCATCTGCCTCCAATGGGCCTTACCCCACTACGAGGCCGGGGACTTCGAAGCCAGGAAAAACTGAGGAAACTTTCCAAACCAGTATATCTCAAGTCTCATGATGAGATTTCTTAA
- the LYRM1 gene encoding LYR motif-containing protein 1 isoform X1, with protein MPVGSIRDSSESFGSLNIGGRMTTATRQEVLGLYRRIFRLARKWQAASGQMEDTIKEKQYILNEARTLFQKNKNVSVQPPFSQQVLECPCCAKHWTRHGGYKMSETKTGSLKDVSELDGKQCKIAIGLTDTDQIKQCIDECTARIEIGLHYQIPYPRPIHLPPMGLTPLRGRGLRSQEKLRKLSKPVYLKSHDEIS; from the exons ATGCCGGTTGGGTCCATCCGAGACTCTTCTGAGTCCTTTGGATCCCTGAATATAGGTGGGAG GATGACAACAGCAACACGACAAGAAGTTCTTGGCCTCTACCGCAGAATTTTCAGGCTTGCGAGGAAATGGCAGGCGGCATCAGGGCAGATGGAAGACACCATTAAAGAAAAACAGTACATATTAAATGAAGCCAGAACActgttccagaaaaacaaaaat GTCTCAGTCCAGCCG CCTTTCAGTCAGCAAGTGTTGGAGTGCCCATGCTGTGCCAAACACTGGACTAGACATGGAGGATATAAAATGAGCGAAACCAAGACAGGATCCCTCAAGGATGTTTCAGAGTTAGATGGCAAGCAGTGTAAAATTGCAATTGGG ctCACAGACACAGACCAGATTAAACAGTGCATAGACGAATGCACAGCCAGGATTGAAATTGGACTGCATTACCAGATTCCTTATCCAAGGCCA ATTCATCTGCCTCCAATGGGCCTTACCCCACTACGAGGCCGGGGACTTCGAAGCCAGGAAAAACTGAGGAAACTTTCCAAACCAGTATATCTCAAGTCTCATGATGAGATTTCTTAA
- the LYRM1 gene encoding LYR motif-containing protein 1 isoform X3 has translation MPVGSIRDSSESFGSLNIGGRMTTATRQEVLGLYRRIFRLARKWQAASGQMEDTIKEKQYILNEARTLFQKNKNVSVQPLTDTDQIKQCIDECTARIEIGLHYQIPYPRPIHLPPMGLTPLRGRGLRSQEKLRKLSKPVYLKSHDEIS, from the exons ATGCCGGTTGGGTCCATCCGAGACTCTTCTGAGTCCTTTGGATCCCTGAATATAGGTGGGAG GATGACAACAGCAACACGACAAGAAGTTCTTGGCCTCTACCGCAGAATTTTCAGGCTTGCGAGGAAATGGCAGGCGGCATCAGGGCAGATGGAAGACACCATTAAAGAAAAACAGTACATATTAAATGAAGCCAGAACActgttccagaaaaacaaaaat GTCTCAGTCCAGCCG ctCACAGACACAGACCAGATTAAACAGTGCATAGACGAATGCACAGCCAGGATTGAAATTGGACTGCATTACCAGATTCCTTATCCAAGGCCA ATTCATCTGCCTCCAATGGGCCTTACCCCACTACGAGGCCGGGGACTTCGAAGCCAGGAAAAACTGAGGAAACTTTCCAAACCAGTATATCTCAAGTCTCATGATGAGATTTCTTAA
- the LYRM1 gene encoding LYR motif-containing protein 1 isoform X6, with amino-acid sequence MPVGSIRDSSESFGSLNIGGRMTTATRQEVLGLYRRIFRLARKWQAASGQMEDTIKEKQYILNEARTLFQKNKNVSVQPPFSQQVLECPCCAKHWTRHGGYKMSETKTGSLKDVSELDGKQCKIAIGILNISFTGW; translated from the exons ATGCCGGTTGGGTCCATCCGAGACTCTTCTGAGTCCTTTGGATCCCTGAATATAGGTGGGAG GATGACAACAGCAACACGACAAGAAGTTCTTGGCCTCTACCGCAGAATTTTCAGGCTTGCGAGGAAATGGCAGGCGGCATCAGGGCAGATGGAAGACACCATTAAAGAAAAACAGTACATATTAAATGAAGCCAGAACActgttccagaaaaacaaaaat GTCTCAGTCCAGCCG CCTTTCAGTCAGCAAGTGTTGGAGTGCCCATGCTGTGCCAAACACTGGACTAGACATGGAGGATATAAAATGAGCGAAACCAAGACAGGATCCCTCAAGGATGTTTCAGAGTTAGATGGCAAGCAGTGTAAAATTGCAATTGGG ATTCTCAACATTTCATTTACTGGGTGGTGA